One Danio rerio strain Tuebingen ecotype United States chromosome 13, GRCz12tu, whole genome shotgun sequence DNA window includes the following coding sequences:
- the zmiz1a gene encoding zinc finger MIZ domain-containing protein 1a isoform X3, translated as MNSIPSMDRHIQQTNDRLLCIKQHLQNPANFQTAATELLDWCGDPRAFQRPFEQSLMGCLTVVSRVAAQQGFDLDLGYRLLAVCAANRDKFTPKSAALLSSWCEELGRLLLLRHQKNRQSDPQGKVPLQPPMNSMKPSLSHGDGSFPYDSVPWQQNANQAPGSLSVVTTVWGVTNTSQSQVLGNPMANTNNPMNPGGNALGSGMSANNPGINSPQFPGQQQQFSTKGGSNQAYMQQSMYGRPGHPGGGGFAGSYPGGPNAPSGMGMPPHTRPPSDFTQPAAAAAAAAVAAAAATATATATATVAALQETNKDMNQYNQVCSSFQMGPTQGYNSQFMNQPGPRGPPSMAGGMNPAAMGGGMNSSNMSGPPMGMNQPRGPGMGPFGGHGQRMPQQGYPGPRPQSMPMQGTKRPYPGEPNYGGQQFGPNGQFPNQQGQYPNPNASRPLPSPNYPGQRMPGQQSTGQYPPTGVPMGQYYKQEPFNGQNNNFSGGGYGYSQGNGPPRQVVNYPHSPVPGNPTPPMTPGSSIPPYLSPSQDVKPPFPPDMKPNMTSLPPPPNNPNEELRLTFPVRDGVVLEPFRLEHNLAVSNHVFHLRPSVHQTLMWRSDLELQFKCYHHEDRQMNTNWPASVQVSVNATPLTIERGDNKTSHKPLHLKHVCQPGRNTIQITVTACCCSHLFVLQLVHRPSVRSVLQGLLKKRLLPAEHCITKIKRNFSSVAASTGNATLNGEDGVEQTAIKVSLKCPITFRRIQLPARGHDCKHVQCFDLESYLQLNCERGTWRCPVCNKTALLEGLEVDQYMWGILNAIQNSEFEEVNIDPTCSWRPVPIKSDIHIKEDPDGPLAKRFKTMSPSQMIMPNVMDMIAQLGPGPSPYTPLPPQHGGNNGEYGGQGRGNSYQGHGNFDFPHSNSGGGAPMNDFMHGPQLSHPPDVPNSLMGPDKPLAHGMPDTMPHPVSADQSHASMQPGMHASPHPNSQSAQPLHHSGPPSSQPPRQPPSQQQPSQNTHPHPDMSFNPSADGQPGGQGPADMPEPSLDLLPELANPDELLSYLDPPDLPSSSNDDLLSLFENN; from the exons CTCTCCTATCGTCCTGGTGCGAGGAGCTGGGACGACTGCTTTTGTTGCGGCATCAGAAGAATCGTCAGAGCGATCCCCAGGGCAAAGTACCCTTGCAGCCACCCATGAACTCCATGAAGCCCTCGCTCTCACATGG TGATGGGTCCTTTCCATATGACAGCGTTCCCTGGCAACAAAACGCCAACCAGGCCCCAGGATCATTGTCAGTGGTTACAACGGTTTGGGGAGTTACTAATACGTCACAAAGTCAG GTATTGGGTAACCCCATGGCCAATACCAACAATCCCATGAACCCTGGAGGCAACGCACTAGGGTCGGGTATGTCAGCCAACAACCCAGGGATTAACTCACCTCAGTTCCCTGGCCAACAACAACAGTTTTCAACTAAAGGGGGATCCAACCAGGCCTACATGCAGCAAAGCATGTATGGGCGTCCAGGTCACCCGGGAGGAGGCGGCTTTGCGGGAAG TTATCCTGGCGGGCCCAATGCACCGAGTGGTATGGGCATGCCCCCGCATACACGACCGCCTTCTGATTTTACCCAACCTGCTGCCGCCGCCGCCGCTGCTGCAGTCGCTGCCGCCGCCGCTACAGCAACAGCCACTGCTACAGCCACTGTGGCGGCTCTGCAAGAGACCAATAAAGACATGAACCAGTACAACCAG GTTTGCTCCTCATTCCAGATGGGGCCTACGCAAGGCTACAACAGCCAGTTTATGAACCAGCCAGGGCCTCGCGGACCCCCATCCATGGCAGGAGGCATGAACCCAGCTGCTATGGGTGGTGGAATGAATAGCTCCAACATGAGCGGCCCACCGATGGGTATGAACCAGCCCAGAGGCCCAGGCATGGGGCCCTTTGGTGGCCATGGCCAAAGGATGCCTCAACAGGGTTACCCTGGACCCAGACCTCAGTCCATGCCCATGCAGGGCACTAAAAGGCCCTATCCAGGAGAG CCTAACTATGGAGGCCAGCAGTTTGGACCCAATGGCCAGTTTCCCAACCAGCAAGGGCAGTACCCTAACCCAAACGCTTCAAGACCACTTCCTTCACCCAATTACCCTGGGCAGAGGATGCCAGGACAACAGAGCACTGGTCAATACCCCCCAACAGGGGTACCCATGGGCCAGTATTATAAG CAAGAGCCGTTTAATGGTCAGAACAACAATTTCTCTGGAGGTGGTTATGGCTATAGTCAAGGAAATGGG CCTCCTCGGCAGGTGGTGAACTACCCACACTCGCCCGTTCCTGGAAACCCCACACCGCCCATGACCCCAGGAAGTAGTATCCCTCCATACCTGTCACCCAGTCAGGACGTCAAGCCCCCGTTTCCTCCAGACATGAAGCCAAACATGACGTCTCTGCCTCCGCCTCCAA ACAATCCCAATGAGGAGCTTCGACTGACTTTCCCCGTGAGGGATGGAGTGGTGCTGGAGCCTTTCAGATTAGAGCACAACCTGGCCGTCAGTAACCATGTCTTCCATCTGCGGCCCTCCGTCCACCAGACGCTCATGTGGAG ATCTGATCTGGAGCTGCAGTTTAAATGCTATCATCACGAGGACCGACAAATGAACACCAACTGGCCCGCATCCGTCCAAGTCAGCGTGAACGCCACACCACTCACCATCGAGAGGGGCGACAATAAAACATCGCACAAACCCCTGCACCTAAAGCACGTTTGTCAACCTGGGAGAAACACCATCCAGATCACCGTCACAGCCTGTTGTTGT TCACACTTGTTCGTGCTTCAGCTGGTGCACAGGCCGTCGGTCAGATCAGTCCTGCAGGGGCTCCTGAAGAAGAGGCTTCTTCCCGCTGAACACTGCATTACTAAAA TTAAAAGAAACTTCAGTAGTGTAGCAGCGTCCACTGGGAACGCCACGCTTAATGGAGAGGATGGAGTAGAGCAGACAGCCATCAAAGTGTCCCTCAAGTGTCCAATCACATTCCGACGGATCCAGCTTCCTGCCAGGGGACACGACTGTAAACATGTGCAG TGCTTTGACTTGGAGTCGTATCTGCAGCTGAACTGTGAGAGAGGAACGTGGCGATGTCCTGTATGCAA TAAAACAGCGTTATTGGAAGGCCTGGAGGTGGATCAGTACATGTGGGGAATTCTCAATGCCATTCAAAA TTCGGAGTTTGAAGAGGTCAACATCGATCCTACGTGTAGTTGGAGGCCGGTTCCCATAAAGTCGGACATTCATATAAAGGAGGACCCAGATGGCCCTCTGGCCAAACGTTTCAAAACCATGAGTCCCAGTCAAATGATCATGCCTAATGTGATGGATATGATCGCCCAGCTGGGTCCCGGCCCTTCGCCCTACACCCCACTCCCCCCACAGCATGGAGGAAACAATGGAGAATATGGGGGCCAAGGTAGAG GCAATAGTTACCAGGGCCATGGAAACTTTGACTTTCCCCACAGTAACTCTGGTGGCGGAGCTCCCATGAATGACTTCATGCACGGACCCCAGCTCTCACATCCACCAGACGTGCCCAACAGCCTCATGGGTCCCGACAAGCCCCTCGCCCATGGCATGCCTGATACG ATGCCTCATCCTGTGAGCGCTGATCAATCCCATGCTTCCATGCAGCCAGGCATGCACGCGTCCCCCCACCCCAACAGCCAATCAGCTCAGCCATTGCATCACAGCGGCCCCCCATCATCCCAGCCCCCTCGCCAGCCCCCGTCCCAACAGCAGCCCAGCCAAAACACTCACCCGCATCCCGACATGAGCTTCAACCCCTCCGCCGATGGCCAGCCTGGTGGACAGGGGCCCGCAGACATGCCTGAGCCTTCTCTGGAC CTTCTTCCAGAACTGGCGAACCCAGACGAGCTGCTGTCATACTTAGACCCTCCAGACCTTCCGAGCAGCAGCAACGACGATCTGCTTTCCCTCTTTGAGAACAACTGA
- the zmiz1a gene encoding zinc finger MIZ domain-containing protein 1a isoform X8, producing MNSMKPSLSHGDGSFPYDSVPWQQNANQAPGSLSVVTTVWGVTNTSQSQVLGNPMANTNNPMNPGGNALGSGMSANNPGINSPQFPGQQQQFSTKGGSNQAYMQQSMYGRPGHPGGGGFAGSYPGGPNAPSGMGMPPHTRPPSDFTQPAAAAAAAAVAAAAATATATATATVAALQETNKDMNQYNQVCSSFQMGPTQGYNSQFMNQPGPRGPPSMAGGMNPAAMGGGMNSSNMSGPPMGMNQPRGPGMGPFGGHGQRMPQQGYPGPRPQSMPMQGTKRPYPGEPNYGGQQFGPNGQFPNQQGQYPNPNASRPLPSPNYPGQRMPGQQSTGQYPPTGVPMGQYYKQEPFNGQNNNFSGGGYGYSQGNGPPRQVVNYPHSPVPGNPTPPMTPGSSIPPYLSPSQDVKPPFPPDMKPNMTSLPPPPNNPNEELRLTFPVRDGVVLEPFRLEHNLAVSNHVFHLRPSVHQTLMWRSDLELQFKCYHHEDRQMNTNWPASVQVSVNATPLTIERGDNKTSHKPLHLKHVCQPGRNTIQITVTACCCSHLFVLQLVHRPSVRSVLQGLLKKRLLPAEHCITKIKRNFSSVAASTGNATLNGEDGVEQTAIKVSLKCPITFRRIQLPARGHDCKHVQCFDLESYLQLNCERGTWRCPVCNKTALLEGLEVDQYMWGILNAIQNSEFEEVNIDPTCSWRPVPIKSDIHIKEDPDGPLAKRFKTMSPSQMIMPNVMDMIAQLGPGPSPYTPLPPQHGGNNGEYGGQGNSYQGHGNFDFPHSNSGGGAPMNDFMHGPQLSHPPDVPNSLMGPDKPLAHGMPDTMPHPVSADQSHASMQPGMHASPHPNSQSAQPLHHSGPPSSQPPRQPPSQQQPSQNTHPHPDMSFNPSADGQPGGQGPADMPEPSLDLLPELANPDELLSYLDPPDLPSSSNDDLLSLFENN from the exons ATGAACTCCATGAAGCCCTCGCTCTCACATGG TGATGGGTCCTTTCCATATGACAGCGTTCCCTGGCAACAAAACGCCAACCAGGCCCCAGGATCATTGTCAGTGGTTACAACGGTTTGGGGAGTTACTAATACGTCACAAAGTCAG GTATTGGGTAACCCCATGGCCAATACCAACAATCCCATGAACCCTGGAGGCAACGCACTAGGGTCGGGTATGTCAGCCAACAACCCAGGGATTAACTCACCTCAGTTCCCTGGCCAACAACAACAGTTTTCAACTAAAGGGGGATCCAACCAGGCCTACATGCAGCAAAGCATGTATGGGCGTCCAGGTCACCCGGGAGGAGGCGGCTTTGCGGGAAG TTATCCTGGCGGGCCCAATGCACCGAGTGGTATGGGCATGCCCCCGCATACACGACCGCCTTCTGATTTTACCCAACCTGCTGCCGCCGCCGCCGCTGCTGCAGTCGCTGCCGCCGCCGCTACAGCAACAGCCACTGCTACAGCCACTGTGGCGGCTCTGCAAGAGACCAATAAAGACATGAACCAGTACAACCAG GTTTGCTCCTCATTCCAGATGGGGCCTACGCAAGGCTACAACAGCCAGTTTATGAACCAGCCAGGGCCTCGCGGACCCCCATCCATGGCAGGAGGCATGAACCCAGCTGCTATGGGTGGTGGAATGAATAGCTCCAACATGAGCGGCCCACCGATGGGTATGAACCAGCCCAGAGGCCCAGGCATGGGGCCCTTTGGTGGCCATGGCCAAAGGATGCCTCAACAGGGTTACCCTGGACCCAGACCTCAGTCCATGCCCATGCAGGGCACTAAAAGGCCCTATCCAGGAGAG CCTAACTATGGAGGCCAGCAGTTTGGACCCAATGGCCAGTTTCCCAACCAGCAAGGGCAGTACCCTAACCCAAACGCTTCAAGACCACTTCCTTCACCCAATTACCCTGGGCAGAGGATGCCAGGACAACAGAGCACTGGTCAATACCCCCCAACAGGGGTACCCATGGGCCAGTATTATAAG CAAGAGCCGTTTAATGGTCAGAACAACAATTTCTCTGGAGGTGGTTATGGCTATAGTCAAGGAAATGGG CCTCCTCGGCAGGTGGTGAACTACCCACACTCGCCCGTTCCTGGAAACCCCACACCGCCCATGACCCCAGGAAGTAGTATCCCTCCATACCTGTCACCCAGTCAGGACGTCAAGCCCCCGTTTCCTCCAGACATGAAGCCAAACATGACGTCTCTGCCTCCGCCTCCAA ACAATCCCAATGAGGAGCTTCGACTGACTTTCCCCGTGAGGGATGGAGTGGTGCTGGAGCCTTTCAGATTAGAGCACAACCTGGCCGTCAGTAACCATGTCTTCCATCTGCGGCCCTCCGTCCACCAGACGCTCATGTGGAG ATCTGATCTGGAGCTGCAGTTTAAATGCTATCATCACGAGGACCGACAAATGAACACCAACTGGCCCGCATCCGTCCAAGTCAGCGTGAACGCCACACCACTCACCATCGAGAGGGGCGACAATAAAACATCGCACAAACCCCTGCACCTAAAGCACGTTTGTCAACCTGGGAGAAACACCATCCAGATCACCGTCACAGCCTGTTGTTGT TCACACTTGTTCGTGCTTCAGCTGGTGCACAGGCCGTCGGTCAGATCAGTCCTGCAGGGGCTCCTGAAGAAGAGGCTTCTTCCCGCTGAACACTGCATTACTAAAA TTAAAAGAAACTTCAGTAGTGTAGCAGCGTCCACTGGGAACGCCACGCTTAATGGAGAGGATGGAGTAGAGCAGACAGCCATCAAAGTGTCCCTCAAGTGTCCAATCACATTCCGACGGATCCAGCTTCCTGCCAGGGGACACGACTGTAAACATGTGCAG TGCTTTGACTTGGAGTCGTATCTGCAGCTGAACTGTGAGAGAGGAACGTGGCGATGTCCTGTATGCAA TAAAACAGCGTTATTGGAAGGCCTGGAGGTGGATCAGTACATGTGGGGAATTCTCAATGCCATTCAAAA TTCGGAGTTTGAAGAGGTCAACATCGATCCTACGTGTAGTTGGAGGCCGGTTCCCATAAAGTCGGACATTCATATAAAGGAGGACCCAGATGGCCCTCTGGCCAAACGTTTCAAAACCATGAGTCCCAGTCAAATGATCATGCCTAATGTGATGGATATGATCGCCCAGCTGGGTCCCGGCCCTTCGCCCTACACCCCACTCCCCCCACAGCATGGAGGAAACAATGGAGAATATGGGGGCCAAG GCAATAGTTACCAGGGCCATGGAAACTTTGACTTTCCCCACAGTAACTCTGGTGGCGGAGCTCCCATGAATGACTTCATGCACGGACCCCAGCTCTCACATCCACCAGACGTGCCCAACAGCCTCATGGGTCCCGACAAGCCCCTCGCCCATGGCATGCCTGATACG ATGCCTCATCCTGTGAGCGCTGATCAATCCCATGCTTCCATGCAGCCAGGCATGCACGCGTCCCCCCACCCCAACAGCCAATCAGCTCAGCCATTGCATCACAGCGGCCCCCCATCATCCCAGCCCCCTCGCCAGCCCCCGTCCCAACAGCAGCCCAGCCAAAACACTCACCCGCATCCCGACATGAGCTTCAACCCCTCCGCCGATGGCCAGCCTGGTGGACAGGGGCCCGCAGACATGCCTGAGCCTTCTCTGGAC CTTCTTCCAGAACTGGCGAACCCAGACGAGCTGCTGTCATACTTAGACCCTCCAGACCTTCCGAGCAGCAGCAACGACGATCTGCTTTCCCTCTTTGAGAACAACTGA
- the zmiz1a gene encoding zinc finger MIZ domain-containing protein 1a isoform X7 — protein MNSMKPSLSHGDGSFPYDSVPWQQNANQAPGSLSVVTTVWGVTNTSQSQVLGNPMANTNNPMNPGGNALGSGMSANNPGINSPQFPGQQQQFSTKGGSNQAYMQQSMYGRPGHPGGGGFAGSYPGGPNAPSGMGMPPHTRPPSDFTQPAAAAAAAAVAAAAATATATATATVAALQETNKDMNQYNQVCSSFQMGPTQGYNSQFMNQPGPRGPPSMAGGMNPAAMGGGMNSSNMSGPPMGMNQPRGPGMGPFGGHGQRMPQQGYPGPRPQSMPMQGTKRPYPGEPNYGGQQFGPNGQFPNQQGQYPNPNASRPLPSPNYPGQRMPGQQSTGQYPPTGVPMGQYYKQEPFNGQNNNFSGGGYGYSQGNGPPRQVVNYPHSPVPGNPTPPMTPGSSIPPYLSPSQDVKPPFPPDMKPNMTSLPPPPNNPNEELRLTFPVRDGVVLEPFRLEHNLAVSNHVFHLRPSVHQTLMWRSDLELQFKCYHHEDRQMNTNWPASVQVSVNATPLTIERGDNKTSHKPLHLKHVCQPGRNTIQITVTACCCSHLFVLQLVHRPSVRSVLQGLLKKRLLPAEHCITKIKRNFSSVAASTGNATLNGEDGVEQTAIKVSLKCPITFRRIQLPARGHDCKHVQCFDLESYLQLNCERGTWRCPVCNKTALLEGLEVDQYMWGILNAIQNSEFEEVNIDPTCSWRPVPIKSDIHIKEDPDGPLAKRFKTMSPSQMIMPNVMDMIAQLGPGPSPYTPLPPQHGGNNGEYGGQGRGNSYQGHGNFDFPHSNSGGGAPMNDFMHGPQLSHPPDVPNSLMGPDKPLAHGMPDTMPHPVSADQSHASMQPGMHASPHPNSQSAQPLHHSGPPSSQPPRQPPSQQQPSQNTHPHPDMSFNPSADGQPGGQGPADMPEPSLDLLPELANPDELLSYLDPPDLPSSSNDDLLSLFENN, from the exons ATGAACTCCATGAAGCCCTCGCTCTCACATGG TGATGGGTCCTTTCCATATGACAGCGTTCCCTGGCAACAAAACGCCAACCAGGCCCCAGGATCATTGTCAGTGGTTACAACGGTTTGGGGAGTTACTAATACGTCACAAAGTCAG GTATTGGGTAACCCCATGGCCAATACCAACAATCCCATGAACCCTGGAGGCAACGCACTAGGGTCGGGTATGTCAGCCAACAACCCAGGGATTAACTCACCTCAGTTCCCTGGCCAACAACAACAGTTTTCAACTAAAGGGGGATCCAACCAGGCCTACATGCAGCAAAGCATGTATGGGCGTCCAGGTCACCCGGGAGGAGGCGGCTTTGCGGGAAG TTATCCTGGCGGGCCCAATGCACCGAGTGGTATGGGCATGCCCCCGCATACACGACCGCCTTCTGATTTTACCCAACCTGCTGCCGCCGCCGCCGCTGCTGCAGTCGCTGCCGCCGCCGCTACAGCAACAGCCACTGCTACAGCCACTGTGGCGGCTCTGCAAGAGACCAATAAAGACATGAACCAGTACAACCAG GTTTGCTCCTCATTCCAGATGGGGCCTACGCAAGGCTACAACAGCCAGTTTATGAACCAGCCAGGGCCTCGCGGACCCCCATCCATGGCAGGAGGCATGAACCCAGCTGCTATGGGTGGTGGAATGAATAGCTCCAACATGAGCGGCCCACCGATGGGTATGAACCAGCCCAGAGGCCCAGGCATGGGGCCCTTTGGTGGCCATGGCCAAAGGATGCCTCAACAGGGTTACCCTGGACCCAGACCTCAGTCCATGCCCATGCAGGGCACTAAAAGGCCCTATCCAGGAGAG CCTAACTATGGAGGCCAGCAGTTTGGACCCAATGGCCAGTTTCCCAACCAGCAAGGGCAGTACCCTAACCCAAACGCTTCAAGACCACTTCCTTCACCCAATTACCCTGGGCAGAGGATGCCAGGACAACAGAGCACTGGTCAATACCCCCCAACAGGGGTACCCATGGGCCAGTATTATAAG CAAGAGCCGTTTAATGGTCAGAACAACAATTTCTCTGGAGGTGGTTATGGCTATAGTCAAGGAAATGGG CCTCCTCGGCAGGTGGTGAACTACCCACACTCGCCCGTTCCTGGAAACCCCACACCGCCCATGACCCCAGGAAGTAGTATCCCTCCATACCTGTCACCCAGTCAGGACGTCAAGCCCCCGTTTCCTCCAGACATGAAGCCAAACATGACGTCTCTGCCTCCGCCTCCAA ACAATCCCAATGAGGAGCTTCGACTGACTTTCCCCGTGAGGGATGGAGTGGTGCTGGAGCCTTTCAGATTAGAGCACAACCTGGCCGTCAGTAACCATGTCTTCCATCTGCGGCCCTCCGTCCACCAGACGCTCATGTGGAG ATCTGATCTGGAGCTGCAGTTTAAATGCTATCATCACGAGGACCGACAAATGAACACCAACTGGCCCGCATCCGTCCAAGTCAGCGTGAACGCCACACCACTCACCATCGAGAGGGGCGACAATAAAACATCGCACAAACCCCTGCACCTAAAGCACGTTTGTCAACCTGGGAGAAACACCATCCAGATCACCGTCACAGCCTGTTGTTGT TCACACTTGTTCGTGCTTCAGCTGGTGCACAGGCCGTCGGTCAGATCAGTCCTGCAGGGGCTCCTGAAGAAGAGGCTTCTTCCCGCTGAACACTGCATTACTAAAA TTAAAAGAAACTTCAGTAGTGTAGCAGCGTCCACTGGGAACGCCACGCTTAATGGAGAGGATGGAGTAGAGCAGACAGCCATCAAAGTGTCCCTCAAGTGTCCAATCACATTCCGACGGATCCAGCTTCCTGCCAGGGGACACGACTGTAAACATGTGCAG TGCTTTGACTTGGAGTCGTATCTGCAGCTGAACTGTGAGAGAGGAACGTGGCGATGTCCTGTATGCAA TAAAACAGCGTTATTGGAAGGCCTGGAGGTGGATCAGTACATGTGGGGAATTCTCAATGCCATTCAAAA TTCGGAGTTTGAAGAGGTCAACATCGATCCTACGTGTAGTTGGAGGCCGGTTCCCATAAAGTCGGACATTCATATAAAGGAGGACCCAGATGGCCCTCTGGCCAAACGTTTCAAAACCATGAGTCCCAGTCAAATGATCATGCCTAATGTGATGGATATGATCGCCCAGCTGGGTCCCGGCCCTTCGCCCTACACCCCACTCCCCCCACAGCATGGAGGAAACAATGGAGAATATGGGGGCCAAGGTAGAG GCAATAGTTACCAGGGCCATGGAAACTTTGACTTTCCCCACAGTAACTCTGGTGGCGGAGCTCCCATGAATGACTTCATGCACGGACCCCAGCTCTCACATCCACCAGACGTGCCCAACAGCCTCATGGGTCCCGACAAGCCCCTCGCCCATGGCATGCCTGATACG ATGCCTCATCCTGTGAGCGCTGATCAATCCCATGCTTCCATGCAGCCAGGCATGCACGCGTCCCCCCACCCCAACAGCCAATCAGCTCAGCCATTGCATCACAGCGGCCCCCCATCATCCCAGCCCCCTCGCCAGCCCCCGTCCCAACAGCAGCCCAGCCAAAACACTCACCCGCATCCCGACATGAGCTTCAACCCCTCCGCCGATGGCCAGCCTGGTGGACAGGGGCCCGCAGACATGCCTGAGCCTTCTCTGGAC CTTCTTCCAGAACTGGCGAACCCAGACGAGCTGCTGTCATACTTAGACCCTCCAGACCTTCCGAGCAGCAGCAACGACGATCTGCTTTCCCTCTTTGAGAACAACTGA